The following coding sequences lie in one Alphaproteobacteria bacterium SS10 genomic window:
- a CDS encoding NAD(P)H-quinone oxidoreductase, with the protein MAADAAPDTLPNTMPVVELTAPGGPDNLVPGERPVPAPKLGEILIKVMAAGVNRPDVLQRQGHYNPPADASDLLGLEAAGTVAAIGEGVTRYELGDRVTALCHGGGYAGYVAVDARHALPVPEDMSWEHAAAWPETMFTVWANLFIDAGLQPGEVALIHGGSSGIGTTAIQMAREVGARTIVTVGTDEKATLCTGLGAAHAINYKTQDFVDEVMAVTDQQGVDVVLDMVGGDYLPRNLKCLKPGGRHVSIASLRGAQAEVNILSIMAKRLRLTGSMLRPRSAEEKGAIAAELLQAMWLNVALGRLEPVIFQTFPLAEAAKAHALMETGDFHGKLMLTVDHGDGV; encoded by the coding sequence ATGGCAGCGGACGCCGCGCCCGACACTTTGCCAAACACCATGCCGGTGGTCGAGCTTACGGCACCGGGCGGCCCAGATAATCTGGTCCCCGGTGAACGCCCCGTGCCCGCCCCGAAGTTGGGGGAGATCCTGATTAAGGTGATGGCGGCAGGGGTCAACCGGCCCGATGTGCTGCAGCGGCAGGGCCACTACAACCCACCGGCTGATGCCAGCGATCTGTTGGGCCTGGAGGCGGCGGGCACCGTCGCCGCCATTGGTGAGGGGGTCACCCGATATGAGCTGGGCGACCGTGTCACGGCGCTTTGCCATGGTGGTGGCTATGCCGGATATGTGGCCGTTGATGCCCGCCATGCCCTGCCCGTGCCCGAGGATATGTCCTGGGAACACGCCGCTGCTTGGCCGGAGACGATGTTCACCGTCTGGGCCAATCTGTTCATTGATGCCGGTTTGCAGCCGGGTGAGGTTGCCCTGATCCATGGTGGATCCAGCGGCATTGGTACCACGGCCATTCAAATGGCGCGTGAGGTGGGAGCCCGTACCATCGTCACCGTTGGGACAGACGAAAAGGCGACACTGTGCACCGGTTTGGGTGCCGCACATGCCATCAACTACAAGACCCAGGATTTCGTTGATGAGGTGATGGCCGTCACCGATCAGCAGGGGGTCGATGTGGTGCTGGATATGGTCGGCGGCGACTACCTGCCCCGCAATCTGAAATGCCTGAAGCCGGGCGGGCGGCATGTGTCGATTGCCAGCCTTCGAGGTGCCCAGGCAGAGGTGAATATCCTATCCATTATGGCCAAGCGTCTGCGCCTTACCGGTTCAATGCTTCGCCCGCGTAGCGCTGAGGAGAAGGGCGCCATCGCGGCGGAGTTGCTCCAGGCCATGTGGTTGAATGTGGCGCTAGGCCGGTTGGAACCAGTGATCTTTCAAACCTTCCCATTGGCAGAGGCAGCTAAGGCCCATGCGCTGATGGAGACAGGCGATTTTCACGGCAAGCTTATGCTGACCGTTGATCATGGGGATGGGGTCTAA
- a CDS encoding molybdate ABC transporter permease subunit, which yields MELDAAAWEALILSLRIAGVAVLWSLPLAFVLALPLASHRISGFWRILLDGLVHLPLILPPVVIGYLLLISLGGQSPLGQWLEDSFGLRFIFSLT from the coding sequence ATGGAGCTGGATGCCGCCGCCTGGGAGGCCTTGATCTTAAGCCTGCGCATTGCCGGGGTAGCAGTGCTGTGGAGCCTGCCCCTCGCCTTTGTTCTGGCCTTGCCACTTGCCAGCCATCGCATCTCTGGCTTCTGGCGCATTCTATTGGATGGGCTGGTCCACCTTCCCTTAATCCTGCCGCCGGTGGTGATTGGCTATCTATTGCTGATCAGCCTGGGCGGACAGTCACCGCTGGGCCAGTGGCTGGAAGATAGTTTTGGTCTGCGCTTTATCTTCTCTTTGACC
- a CDS encoding DUF2946 family protein, translating into MSNRVSHHRNTEPTALRRRLIGLWLALSVLVAGFVPAGYMPSLARAADGSTYLTMVICTADGEQVITIDAEGNQVELDHETPEQPAHAGGADCAFSIISAPALTPADVVIDQPITTADRTDIAAADLIWLSVKKRPGQPRAPPV; encoded by the coding sequence ATGAGTAACCGGGTATCCCATCACCGCAATACGGAACCGACCGCGCTTCGCCGTCGGTTGATCGGCCTATGGCTGGCCTTGTCTGTGCTGGTGGCGGGATTTGTGCCCGCTGGTTATATGCCTAGCTTGGCCCGGGCTGCCGATGGCTCAACCTACCTCACCATGGTGATCTGTACCGCCGATGGCGAACAGGTCATCACCATCGATGCCGAGGGTAATCAGGTTGAGTTGGATCACGAGACGCCAGAGCAGCCAGCCCATGCTGGCGGTGCTGATTGTGCGTTCTCAATCATCTCAGCGCCGGCCTTGACGCCCGCTGATGTGGTTATCGATCAACCCATAACGACGGCTGATCGCACTGATATTGCCGCTGCTGATCTTATCTGGCTCAGCGTTAAAAAGCGCCCCGGACAACCGCGCGCCCCGCCGGTCTAG
- the deoC gene encoding deoxyribose-phosphate aldolase: MAAKPTAYDPSRFEAEIAAARATKGTEESAGIAARALDLTTLDDDKRRMSAAARAHMKEFLATATDTQGLGGNDVAAVCVFPDFVRQAFEGMRHSSGGVATVVNFPAGKDGTGKIEQETAQAVRDGAREIDVVIDFDSFKAGDEQSSYDAVAAARKAAPDATIKVILETNQLQDPDMIYRASRQAIAAGGDMLKTSTGKNDGDVTLEHAAAMLAAIKDSGEDIGLKISKGVSKNDQAAQFIALADNVMGDGWASNNENFRFGASGLRNDLAAVLNPPKPGDAPAPAVKPGASDY, from the coding sequence GTGGCAGCGAAACCAACAGCTTACGATCCCTCCCGCTTTGAGGCTGAGATTGCAGCCGCCCGCGCCACGAAAGGCACGGAAGAGAGCGCCGGCATCGCCGCAAGGGCCCTGGATCTCACCACCCTGGATGATGATAAGCGCCGGATGAGCGCCGCCGCCCGCGCCCATATGAAAGAGTTCCTGGCCACCGCCACCGACACACAGGGTCTTGGCGGCAATGATGTGGCCGCAGTTTGCGTGTTCCCCGATTTTGTCCGCCAAGCCTTTGAGGGCATGCGGCACAGCTCTGGTGGTGTGGCCACCGTGGTGAACTTCCCAGCCGGTAAAGACGGCACCGGCAAAATCGAACAAGAGACCGCCCAGGCGGTTCGCGATGGCGCCCGTGAGATTGATGTGGTCATCGATTTCGATAGCTTCAAAGCGGGTGATGAGCAATCAAGCTATGACGCCGTTGCCGCCGCCCGTAAGGCAGCACCAGATGCGACGATTAAGGTGATCCTTGAGACCAACCAGCTGCAAGACCCAGATATGATCTACCGGGCGTCACGCCAAGCGATTGCCGCTGGCGGCGATATGCTGAAGACATCAACCGGTAAGAATGATGGCGATGTCACGCTTGAGCATGCGGCCGCCATGTTGGCCGCGATCAAGGATAGCGGTGAGGATATCGGCCTGAAGATTTCCAAGGGCGTCTCAAAGAACGATCAAGCTGCGCAGTTCATCGCGCTCGCCGACAACGTGATGGGTGATGGCTGGGCTAGCAATAACGAGAACTTCCGTTTTGGTGCCTCTGGCCTGCGCAATGACCTCGCCGCCGTGCTGAACCCACCAAAGCCTGGTGATGCGCCAGCCCCTGCGGTAAAACCGGGCGCCAGCGACTACTGA
- the modA gene encoding molybdate ABC transporter substrate-binding protein yields the protein MGWSQPVRAATQSVTLFAAASLGEAMKEITLALGNQHPELQLRLSLAASSTLARQILAGAPADLFISADQAWMDHLAAHDLIEPDSRTNLLGNRLVLIGTPAMVERYREAKAVGWDAPLRLLLDEGERLAVGDPNHVPAGRYAKAALKTLGLWDYAEPRLAPAQDVRGAVALVARGAAPLGIAYATDAKGRSGIEIIDEIPASSYPTIRYPMAHTTGGPASNDAVGKVTAFLEGETAWSVFAGFGFEQPTSEGDE from the coding sequence ATGGGCTGGTCGCAACCGGTGCGCGCGGCGACCCAATCGGTGACCCTGTTTGCCGCCGCCAGCCTGGGTGAGGCGATGAAAGAGATTACCCTTGCGCTAGGTAATCAACACCCGGAACTACAGCTTCGGCTGTCCTTGGCAGCATCATCAACCCTGGCCCGGCAAATTCTGGCGGGGGCACCGGCGGATTTGTTTATCAGCGCCGACCAAGCCTGGATGGATCACCTGGCAGCTCATGATCTGATTGAGCCGGACAGCCGCACCAACCTGCTGGGCAATCGGCTGGTTCTGATCGGCACACCGGCCATGGTTGAGCGATATCGGGAGGCAAAGGCCGTTGGCTGGGATGCCCCGCTGCGCTTGCTACTCGACGAGGGGGAGCGGCTGGCCGTCGGTGACCCGAACCATGTGCCGGCAGGGCGCTATGCCAAGGCAGCGCTTAAGACGCTGGGGCTCTGGGATTATGCGGAACCTAGACTTGCCCCGGCCCAGGATGTGCGGGGGGCGGTCGCCTTGGTGGCACGGGGTGCAGCACCGCTCGGCATTGCCTATGCCACGGATGCCAAGGGCCGATCCGGTATCGAAATAATCGACGAGATACCAGCGAGTAGCTACCCCACCATCCGCTACCCCATGGCCCACACAACTGGCGGGCCAGCCAGCAACGATGCCGTGGGTAAGGTCACGGCCTTCCTGGAGGGCGAGACAGCCTGGTCCGTTTTCGCGGGTTTCGGGTTTGAGCAACCAACATCCGAGGGGGACGAGTGA
- a CDS encoding copper chaperone PCu(A)C, with amino-acid sequence MISHFYAALLGAVMVLAVMPTLPQAADAHFHEVGDLTIDHPFARASASPAIKAGAAYLEITNEGEADRLVAATSPRAKKVELHTHELTAGVMRMREVAGGIELPAGETVTLKPGGLHIMLLGLTAPLVEGETFPMTLTFEQAGTVEVVVMVEGVQAGAHKHDHHDHGDDHDDQSDHNH; translated from the coding sequence ATGATCTCACATTTCTATGCTGCCCTGCTCGGTGCCGTGATGGTGCTGGCGGTTATGCCAACCCTGCCCCAGGCAGCCGATGCGCATTTCCATGAGGTGGGTGATCTGACCATCGATCACCCCTTCGCCCGGGCCTCTGCCAGCCCAGCGATCAAGGCCGGTGCTGCCTATCTCGAAATCACCAATGAAGGCGAGGCCGATCGCCTGGTCGCCGCAACGTCACCGCGGGCAAAGAAGGTTGAACTGCACACCCATGAGCTTACCGCCGGTGTCATGCGGATGCGGGAAGTTGCGGGCGGTATCGAACTGCCAGCGGGTGAGACCGTGACCCTAAAACCCGGCGGCCTGCACATCATGCTGCTGGGCCTAACCGCACCGCTGGTTGAGGGCGAAACCTTCCCTATGACTCTGACATTTGAGCAGGCAGGCACGGTTGAGGTTGTGGTGATGGTTGAGGGTGTCCAGGCCGGTGCCCATAAGCATGATCATCATGACCATGGCGATGATCATGACGACCAGAGTGACCACAATCACTAG
- a CDS encoding histone deacetylase family protein produces the protein MLTIFSEDHEFQNGRSELTDGQLVRPFERPERARMIIERVREMKLGDIEAPIDMGLDPIRRIHDPGLVDFLAVAWDLWAAEGRENDALPLCWQVRGLNPREPESIDGKLSYFSFDAGTPITPGTWRAVRSSANTALTGAAWLIRGEKAVFSLCRPPGHHAHADVYGGYCFLNNAAIAAQHLLDGGCARVSIIDVDYHHGNGTQSIFYNRPDVQFLSIHADPRHEFPFFLGHVDERGQAAGRGHNFNYPLPWGTGWDRWSVALQEVLDEVDVFAPDALVVSLGVDTFEKDPISQFTLGTDCFPRIGEALAGINRPVLFVMEGGYAIDEVGVNVVNVLTGFEQANGI, from the coding sequence ATGCTGACCATCTTTTCAGAGGATCATGAGTTCCAGAATGGCCGCAGCGAGCTGACCGATGGCCAGCTTGTCCGCCCGTTTGAGCGACCCGAACGGGCCCGCATGATTATTGAACGGGTCCGGGAGATGAAGCTGGGTGATATTGAGGCCCCTATCGATATGGGCCTCGACCCGATCCGCCGCATCCATGATCCGGGCCTTGTCGATTTTCTGGCGGTGGCCTGGGATCTCTGGGCAGCTGAGGGGCGCGAGAATGACGCCCTGCCACTGTGTTGGCAGGTGCGCGGCCTTAACCCACGGGAACCTGAGAGCATTGACGGTAAGCTCTCTTATTTCTCATTCGACGCTGGGACGCCGATTACACCGGGCACATGGCGTGCTGTCCGATCCAGCGCGAATACTGCACTCACCGGCGCTGCCTGGCTGATCCGGGGTGAGAAGGCGGTGTTTTCCCTCTGCCGTCCCCCTGGCCACCATGCCCATGCCGATGTTTATGGCGGCTACTGCTTCCTGAACAATGCGGCGATTGCGGCCCAGCATCTCCTGGATGGCGGCTGCGCCCGGGTGTCGATCATTGATGTGGACTACCACCACGGCAATGGCACCCAGTCGATTTTCTATAACCGGCCGGATGTTCAGTTCCTCTCAATCCACGCTGATCCGCGTCATGAGTTTCCGTTCTTCCTAGGCCATGTCGATGAACGTGGGCAGGCCGCCGGACGGGGCCATAACTTCAACTACCCGCTGCCCTGGGGCACCGGTTGGGACCGATGGTCAGTGGCCTTGCAAGAGGTGCTGGATGAGGTTGATGTCTTCGCCCCGGATGCGTTGGTTGTCTCCCTCGGCGTGGATACGTTTGAGAAGGATCCGATCTCACAATTCACCCTGGGCACCGACTGCTTCCCACGTATTGGGGAGGCGCTCGCCGGTATCAACCGCCCTGTGCTGTTTGTCATGGAGGGCGGCTACGCCATCGATGAGGTTGGGGTGAATGTGGTGAATGTGCTGACTGGTTTTGAGCAGGCGAACGGGATTTAA
- the galE gene encoding UDP-glucose 4-epimerase GalE: protein MARILVTGGAGYIGSHTAKALAAAGHEPVLYDSLINGHAWAALDAPLIEADIRDEAALNQAMADHQIEAVMHFAALIEVGHSVRQPALFHEVNFGGSATLLKAMQAAGVKHIVFSSSCAVYGEPMVERLDEHHVKQPINPYGASKLAVEEQLEAADKAGALSYMALRYFNAAGADADGQLGEAHDPETHVIPRAILAALGAAPMFQINGTDYATPDGTAVRDYVHVSDLATAHLAAIEHLLSGGQSAALNLGSGQGYSVKQVVDAVAEALGRPVPHQIGPRREGDSPALVADPSAAKSLLKWAPTQSDLTTIVQSAASWHQKQLAAAD from the coding sequence ATGGCGCGTATCCTGGTGACCGGCGGTGCCGGCTATATCGGCAGCCACACCGCAAAGGCGCTCGCCGCCGCCGGGCATGAGCCGGTGCTGTATGACAGCCTGATCAATGGCCATGCCTGGGCCGCGCTCGACGCCCCGCTGATTGAGGCTGATATCCGGGATGAGGCGGCGTTGAACCAAGCGATGGCCGATCATCAGATCGAGGCGGTCATGCATTTCGCCGCCTTGATTGAGGTGGGCCACTCCGTTCGCCAGCCCGCCCTGTTCCATGAGGTCAATTTCGGTGGCTCGGCCACCCTGCTAAAGGCAATGCAGGCGGCAGGGGTGAAGCATATCGTCTTCTCCTCCTCCTGCGCGGTGTATGGCGAGCCGATGGTCGAGCGCCTTGACGAACATCATGTTAAGCAGCCCATCAACCCCTATGGCGCCTCCAAACTGGCGGTGGAAGAGCAGCTTGAGGCGGCCGATAAGGCCGGCGCCTTAAGCTACATGGCGCTGCGCTATTTCAATGCTGCGGGTGCCGATGCCGATGGCCAGCTAGGGGAAGCGCATGATCCGGAAACCCATGTCATCCCGCGCGCCATTCTGGCCGCCCTAGGGGCAGCGCCGATGTTCCAGATTAATGGCACCGATTACGCGACCCCCGATGGCACGGCGGTTCGTGATTACGTGCATGTCAGTGACCTTGCCACCGCCCATCTAGCGGCGATTGAGCATCTGCTGAGTGGCGGCCAATCCGCTGCCCTCAACCTGGGCAGCGGCCAGGGCTACTCGGTGAAGCAAGTCGTTGATGCGGTGGCGGAAGCGTTGGGCCGCCCGGTGCCGCATCAGATTGGACCTCGGCGTGAGGGGGATTCCCCCGCACTCGTCGCTGATCCGAGCGCGGCTAAGTCGCTGCTGAAGTGGGCGCCAACCCAATCGGACCTGACCACCATCGTGCAGTCAGCGGCTAGCTGGCATCAGAAGCAATTGGCCGCAGCTGATTGA
- a CDS encoding transporter, which produces MRHLSKAALTAAFLLAGTTPALPAELKPLANGPGLQLAGNLNDDHGDHHGHHHHGGDGPIRADGHAPIGVMGDHMHGAGEWMISYRYMYMDMEGNQIGTDDVSPEEIVTTVPNRFFGNPGQPPTLRVVPTEMTMQMHMLGGMYAPTDWLTLMVMGMYIDKEMDHITFQGGMGTTRLGEFTTESSGLGDTKVSGLIALYDDGTHHFHLNAGLSLPTGSIDETDDILTPMGMRPTVRLPYPMQLGSGTFDALPGVTYTGRHSDFGWGAQWSSELRLGRNDEDYALGDKHQLTAWASYSPMPWISGSLRLTGMTQDEIDGIDTNIVAPVQTANTDFHGGDRLDLSLGLNLVGQKGVLRGHRIGLEVGMPVYQDLNGPQMETDFFLTIGYQYAF; this is translated from the coding sequence ATGCGTCACCTCTCAAAAGCGGCCTTAACCGCTGCCTTCCTTCTTGCTGGCACGACGCCAGCACTCCCCGCTGAGCTTAAGCCGTTGGCCAATGGGCCTGGTCTTCAGCTCGCCGGTAACCTCAACGACGATCACGGTGATCATCATGGCCATCACCATCATGGTGGTGACGGTCCCATCCGCGCCGATGGCCACGCCCCCATTGGGGTGATGGGCGATCATATGCATGGTGCGGGCGAATGGATGATCTCCTACCGCTACATGTATATGGACATGGAGGGGAACCAGATCGGCACCGATGACGTCTCACCAGAAGAGATTGTCACCACGGTCCCGAACCGTTTCTTCGGCAATCCCGGTCAGCCACCAACCCTGCGCGTCGTTCCCACTGAGATGACCATGCAGATGCACATGCTGGGCGGCATGTACGCGCCCACCGATTGGCTGACCTTGATGGTCATGGGCATGTATATCGATAAGGAGATGGACCACATCACCTTCCAGGGTGGCATGGGCACCACCCGCCTTGGTGAGTTCACCACCGAGAGCAGCGGCCTTGGCGATACCAAGGTCAGCGGCCTCATCGCCCTTTATGATGATGGCACCCACCATTTCCACCTCAATGCTGGCCTCAGCCTGCCCACCGGCTCAATCGATGAGACGGATGACATCCTAACGCCCATGGGGATGCGCCCAACCGTCCGCCTGCCCTACCCGATGCAGCTTGGCTCCGGCACTTTCGATGCACTGCCTGGCGTGACCTATACCGGTCGCCATTCGGATTTTGGTTGGGGTGCGCAATGGTCCTCCGAGCTCCGCCTTGGTCGGAATGATGAGGATTATGCCCTCGGTGATAAGCACCAGCTGACCGCCTGGGCGAGCTACTCACCCATGCCATGGATCAGTGGTTCGCTACGCCTCACCGGTATGACCCAGGATGAAATCGACGGGATCGACACAAACATCGTGGCACCAGTTCAGACCGCCAATACAGACTTCCACGGCGGTGATCGCCTGGATCTGAGTCTCGGCCTCAATCTGGTTGGTCAGAAGGGTGTGCTGCGTGGTCATCGCATCGGCCTGGAGGTTGGCATGCCGGTTTATCAAGACCTAAACGGCCCACAGATGGAAACCGATTTCTTCCTCACCATCGGCTATCAATACGCGTTCTAA
- a CDS encoding winged helix-turn-helix transcriptional regulator, with protein MKKLRIDTVIRMCRRLERLFGDRIQSHLAALGYDDVPAAAVSLLPLLEGDGVRPVSLAAKLKISKQAVQQSLKPLEISKYVETVPDPTDGRGKLVKLTASGEKLLKTMHKVKQSVQDELRDQLGKKTFRKMEESLMEIELVLDPGADQ; from the coding sequence GTGAAAAAGCTCCGTATTGATACTGTCATTCGCATGTGCCGTCGCCTTGAGCGTCTGTTCGGCGACCGAATTCAAAGTCATCTCGCGGCCCTCGGCTATGATGATGTGCCCGCAGCGGCCGTCAGCCTGCTGCCCCTACTTGAAGGTGATGGCGTCCGCCCAGTTTCCCTGGCGGCCAAGCTTAAAATCTCCAAACAAGCGGTTCAGCAAAGCCTGAAACCCCTGGAAATCTCCAAATATGTTGAGACGGTGCCAGACCCAACCGATGGTCGCGGCAAGCTGGTCAAACTGACCGCCAGCGGTGAGAAGCTTCTGAAGACCATGCATAAGGTTAAGCAGTCGGTTCAGGATGAGCTGCGCGACCAGCTGGGCAAGAAAACCTTCCGTAAGATGGAAGAGAGTCTGATGGAAATCGAGCTAGTGCTCGACCCAGGTGCCGATCAGTAA
- a CDS encoding flavin reductase family protein gives MFYRPGEQDPKADLGLSHNPFKALVQPRPIGWISSRSADGRDNLAPYSFFNALSDAPPLVMFSANGSPHSIRNARETGFFAVNMVSKTLFHAMNETATSDDVDEFERAGLDKAECETIPVSRVAIAPATFECKVERIVELPGKANTMAIGEVIGIHIDDQIIKDGKVSNWFALARLGYMDYTAVQDVFSKSRPG, from the coding sequence ATGTTCTACCGGCCTGGTGAGCAGGACCCGAAGGCCGATCTAGGCCTATCCCACAACCCGTTTAAGGCGCTGGTGCAGCCACGGCCCATTGGTTGGATTTCCAGCCGCAGCGCCGATGGTCGGGACAACCTTGCCCCCTATAGCTTCTTCAACGCGCTGTCTGATGCGCCGCCCTTGGTTATGTTCTCAGCCAATGGGTCACCACATTCTATCCGCAACGCGCGTGAGACCGGCTTCTTCGCTGTAAACATGGTCAGCAAGACCCTGTTCCATGCGATGAATGAGACCGCGACCAGCGATGACGTTGATGAGTTTGAGCGGGCAGGCTTGGATAAGGCCGAGTGTGAGACGATCCCTGTCTCCCGCGTCGCCATCGCGCCCGCAACCTTCGAATGCAAGGTTGAACGGATCGTCGAGCTACCCGGCAAGGCCAACACAATGGCCATCGGCGAGGTTATCGGCATCCATATCGATGATCAGATCATAAAGGACGGCAAGGTGAGCAATTGGTTCGCCCTCGCCCGCCTCGGCTATATGGATTACACAGCCGTTCAGGACGTGTTTTCCAAGAGCCGCCCCGGTTAA
- a CDS encoding penicillin-binding protein activator, with protein sequence MAALAVLVLISACAGPAGPRPAGQEFSQQGQRPGGATRVAGPVNNPQAQSQPAPDSVFGATTDPQTRPRTRPVKVGLLLPLTGRGSDVGQALFNAAQLAMFELADDNFVLIPRDTKGTPEGAQLAIQSLLAENVELVLGPLFSGSVGAVKPFAEDAGVNLIGFTTDWRLASQANRGRLGLEGGSGAYVMGILPFSQVDRVIAYAAAQGLQRLGILAPETLYADAVVTGALESAARYQVDVTKVSRYPDDVEDLRPVVQSFTDFEEREAALEQVKAELEKRTDTASRQALRQLQNADTYGDAPFDAALIVEGGARMSIIGPLLPFYDVDPRIVQLMGTGLWDDPALLREPTLEGAWFASPAVSQREAFETSYRQNFGSRPPRIATIAYDALALAAVLARRDVDFFSDEKEIRDAAWTSRIYRSDVLTNPNGFAGTDGIFRFRPDGLVERGLAIIEIGPEGFTVLDEAPDTFVEPAS encoded by the coding sequence ATGGCAGCGCTTGCGGTGCTGGTACTGATCAGCGCCTGCGCAGGCCCGGCTGGCCCACGCCCAGCGGGACAAGAGTTCAGCCAGCAGGGTCAACGACCAGGCGGCGCAACCCGCGTTGCCGGCCCCGTGAACAACCCGCAAGCCCAATCACAGCCAGCGCCCGATAGCGTGTTTGGTGCCACCACCGACCCACAAACCCGCCCGCGCACCCGGCCCGTTAAGGTTGGCCTGCTGCTGCCGCTAACCGGCCGTGGTTCAGATGTTGGCCAGGCCCTGTTCAATGCAGCGCAGCTGGCGATGTTTGAGCTGGCGGATGACAACTTCGTTTTGATCCCACGGGATACCAAGGGCACGCCCGAAGGCGCGCAGCTGGCGATCCAATCCCTGCTCGCTGAGAATGTTGAGCTGGTGCTTGGCCCCCTATTCAGTGGCTCTGTCGGCGCGGTTAAGCCGTTTGCCGAGGATGCCGGGGTCAATCTGATTGGCTTCACCACTGATTGGCGGCTGGCCAGCCAGGCCAATCGTGGTCGCCTTGGTCTTGAGGGCGGCTCTGGCGCCTATGTCATGGGCATCCTGCCGTTCAGCCAGGTGGACCGGGTGATCGCCTATGCCGCAGCCCAGGGCCTGCAGCGCCTTGGCATCTTGGCGCCCGAAACCCTTTACGCTGATGCGGTGGTGACCGGTGCCTTGGAGAGCGCCGCGCGCTATCAGGTCGATGTGACCAAGGTCAGCCGCTACCCGGATGATGTGGAAGATTTGCGCCCGGTGGTGCAGAGTTTCACCGATTTCGAAGAACGCGAAGCGGCCCTGGAGCAGGTGAAGGCTGAGCTTGAAAAGCGGACCGATACCGCCTCTCGCCAGGCCCTGCGTCAGCTGCAAAACGCCGATACCTATGGTGATGCCCCCTTTGACGCCGCCCTGATCGTTGAGGGCGGGGCACGGATGAGCATTATCGGCCCGTTGCTGCCGTTCTACGATGTTGATCCACGGATCGTGCAGTTGATGGGCACCGGCCTCTGGGATGATCCGGCCCTGTTGCGGGAACCAACCTTAGAGGGGGCGTGGTTCGCCTCACCCGCCGTGAGCCAGCGGGAAGCGTTTGAGACCAGCTATCGCCAGAATTTCGGTAGCCGCCCACCACGCATCGCGACCATCGCCTATGACGCGTTGGCACTCGCCGCCGTTTTGGCGCGCCGTGACGTTGATTTCTTTTCCGATGAGAAAGAGATCCGCGATGCCGCCTGGACCAGCCGGATCTATCGCAGCGATGTGCTGACCAACCCCAACGGGTTCGCTGGTACCGATGGCATCTTCCGCTTCCGCCCCGATGGTTTGGTAGAGCGTGGCCTCGCCATCATTGAAATCGGTCCCGAGGGCTTCACCGTGCTTGATGAAGCCCCCGATACCTTTGTTGAGCCAGCCTCTTAA
- a CDS encoding DUF2237 domain-containing protein has protein sequence MTPPLDDSPANENERPALNVLGEPLGECSTDPMTGFFRDGCCNTGPMDHGVHTVCAVMTEDFLDFTRAVGNDLSTPRPEFAFPGLRPGDRWCLCAARWLQAHEAGMAPKVHLAATHAKTLEIVPLDALKAHAVDLT, from the coding sequence ATGACCCCGCCACTTGATGATAGCCCCGCCAATGAGAATGAGCGGCCCGCCCTGAATGTGCTGGGCGAACCGCTGGGTGAGTGCAGCACCGACCCGATGACCGGCTTCTTCCGGGATGGCTGCTGCAATACCGGGCCAATGGATCATGGGGTGCACACGGTCTGCGCCGTGATGACTGAGGATTTCCTCGATTTCACCCGCGCCGTTGGCAATGACCTCAGCACCCCACGGCCGGAGTTTGCGTTCCCCGGTTTACGGCCTGGTGACCGCTGGTGCCTTTGCGCGGCCCGCTGGTTGCAGGCGCATGAGGCGGGCATGGCGCCAAAGGTTCATTTGGCCGCTACCCATGCCAAGACGTTAGAGATTGTTCCGCTCGATGCGCTGAAGGCCCACGCCGTCGATCTTACGTGA